Genomic DNA from Lactuca sativa cultivar Salinas chromosome 8, Lsat_Salinas_v11, whole genome shotgun sequence:
tgtATTTGTAATAGAAACTTTATTTGGATTCCTAGTGGAAATAAAAATGTTTATTCCTATGTAATGTGTATTTGTACTAGAAATTGTATCTGCTTATCTTATAATTTTTCATGTAATGGCGTTGACTTGAATCTTATTTTTTTGCACCATGGTTGCTATTATAGGTCGTGGACAAGGGTGCGATGGAGTCGAGGATCCACCATACCCAGGCGGTAGAGGTCCTGGTCAACATGAACAGGATGGTAAGTcttattataaatttttatttactatttttattcagttattataaaatattgtttccAATAATTTTTACGTATATTTGTAGCTGATCCACTGAGGAGAGTCATAGGAAAAGCCAAAAATATAAAGCTCGAAAAGACGCTCGTAAATAATAAAGGCAAACCAATAGACTTAGACTACGACAGGGATATTACATTTGATTTCGTAGGAGAACCAAAAGACATGTTTACACATGAGATTGGAAAAATAATGTGGCAAATAGTCCCTTTTGATAGAAGAAGTTGGAAAAAAGCTTCCCCCGCGTTAAAGGATATAGTAAAACAACATATAAGGGTAATTATTTATATAAGAATATTCTATATGTTTAATTATGAATGGTTTTTACTTAGCtaacttttttgtttttgtagacaaagtttgatttgGATCGAGTTTCCCTGGATCCAAAGAGTGCTAGGTTGTTAGAGAGTTTTGATGTGGCTTTTTTAGATAAAATTCTAGCTTACTTTCTACTTATTTTATGCTAAAGAAGGAAGGGAGTGCAGATGATGGTTTGTCAAATTAGTTTGTGTTTTGTTAGACTTGTTATGACATAAATTTATAACACTTttgttgtttattttggtatgtgtATGAaattagggtaaattacaccattcGTCCCTCATACATGTGCCAAAAAGCACGTTTAGtctatattttcaaaaattaactcgggtCATCCCTTATATTGTAGAAATTTGCACACTTCATCCctcgttagtttaaatttgcatgtTTCATCCCCTATGAGACttgaaatgaccaaaatgccctttttaatttttttaattattaaaaaacattttaattaaagttgtgGGTCAACCTAACACTTTTACATGCTCttgctctttttttttttttttgaagaacacTAAACCACCACCCTCATCGGGCATCTATAGCACCACCGAAAACCTGCATCACCGCCGCCATAAATCTGCTCTCAGATCACCCCACCCCCTTTGAAGACCACCTGTCATCGCTCAATCATCACTTctggaaaacccaaaaaatataaacaaaccaATTATGATGCAAACAATCCAGAATTAGGGCAAAATCAAAATGGGGAAGACAATGTTCTTCTCTGTTCAGACGTCGTTGTCCCCTTCCGCCTCCGACCAGACTTCACTAACCCCATTTGTCTCCTTCTTCATCTCTAAACCAGACGTCTCCTACACCAGCACCTAGAAGAGTTCAAAGAGACGATCTCTAGCGTGCATATCGACGGAGTGGAGATCCACGAAGTGTAAATCCATGGATTACAACGTCAGTGGCTAGCAGGGGAGGACGATGGTGGATTGGAGGTGACACATGGAGGATTTTATTTTAGTTCCGTAAAACCGATCTCCTTAATCTCCTCTTCCTCATCGATTTTGTTTCCCtcaacttctttctctctctgatCAGTGGGTTTAGAGGAGAAAAAGGGAGGATTTTTTTTTGCCGCAAACCACCCTAAACACCACCAGCTCCGCTAAATATGAAACTCCTATCTCAAACACAGATTTGAACCGCCACTAGCTTCTTTCTCGCTCTGCTATTGCTTTTGTTCTACATCGTGCATTGAGGGTGGATGGTTTCATGATCTCATCGGAGTAGCTTCAGGGTGCCGATCGTTAGAGAGGATAATGAGTTCGAAAGGAAGATGAATAGGTGAGAAAGAGGGATAGAATATGGGAAAGGGAAATGAGGGGTGGGTGGGTTTGgacataatatttttttatttttcttttcttttattaatttaaaatgataaataaattaaattaaattaaaaaaacaaattattaagggcaaaatagtcattttatgtcaATAAGGACTAAGCGAGCAAGAAAAAACAAACctagggacggtccgagttaatttttgaaaataaggactaAACGTGTTTTTTGGCACATACACGAGGGACGAATGGTGTAATTTACCCATAGAATTATAACACTTTGGTACTTAATTGGATGTTGTTATTTAATTTTGTTTTCTGCATCTAATGTTTTCGTGTTTTCGGCGATTAATATTGCTACGTATCGGTTTATCTGCATCCAAAAAAGGCTGATTTAAAAAAAGTGATTATTACCTACGATAAAAGGTATTATCGGCGACTGCCTTATTAATGGCGACATTTAACTTTTTGCAGTGATTTTTGTCACCGCTTAAAATCGTTTTTCTGTAGTGTTAACTAAATCCTTTTGATAAGAGAacatgttttattttttaaaacaattcCTATGCATCTTTACCACACATAATGTCAATCTATGAGAAAGAATTCAAGAACACATAATATATATGGTGCATGGTTATTTGCAATCTAGCCCTACCATATTGTCTGTTTCTGGTACGGAGGCGACTATATCGCACAATAGCAACCACAAAGCATCAATCATGGTTCTGGACGTATGTTTATAAACTCACTGAGTACGTACAACTGGTGACGTTGTTGCATGGGTTCTATGACTTGGCCGATATATTTGACCTTCCAATCCTCATGTGACACGTTGCCCTACTCCAAAAAACCCCGAACCCAACCCACAACCGgtgtataattatataacataCTTTCGTGTTACTATCGTCTTATGTTAGCTAGCTAGTAGTGAATGGAGTCCGCCGAGTTAACCCTTGTCATCCATTACGCAAAGGATCTCAAAGATGTCAAACACTTTGGAACCATGGATCCCTATGCTGTAGTTTGGATCGCCGGCTATGGAAAGGAGTCCCAAAAAATAACAACACCTGTCGCAGAAAAGGCTGGTTGTTATCCAGAATGGAACTATTCCGTTAAATTCCATATTGTTCCTGTGAAGAGAGAGTACAGTCTCTTCATCCAGATCAAGCACGAAGGGGCCATGTTTGACCGGTATATCGGAGAAGTTGAAGTGCCTTTTGCAGATCTTCTCGATGCTGATGCTTCCATTGGTAAACGTAGTTACCGGTTGTCCATACCATCCGGTGAAAAAAAGGGAGAAATCATTTTTGCACATCAATTCTCGAAATTGGATGTGGATGAGGATGATGGCACTGGCATCAGCCATGCAACAGATCCTTGCGAAAAGAGAAAACGCGATAAAGTGATAAACCTTGCTAAGAACGTGACAAAAACTGGTGCTTTAGGAGCTCAGTATGTGGTACTATTTGCGCTGGGGTTGGATGGCCTTATCGAGTGAATCAAACCCGAAGATGGAAGTAGGCAGTATGTCCACAAATGCTGCCCAAAATTATGTCAAATGCGAAGGTGTTAATTTACATGGTGTCATTAATTTGCTTAAGTTTAGGACTTTATGGATGTGGTATAAATTTGTTTTAAGTTGTTGTTGCTTGCATGGCTTCATTTGCTTTAATTCGGTTTTGTATGTGTATGGCTGTATGGTATCAATTATGTTGCTTTTGTGTTTATTGTAAACGTGTAtctatttgtatttttttttacaaaattacaCCTTTATTTCTTTATACAACAAGAGACCATCCCATCCCTGCCCATCTCTGCAACAATTGACCCTCTAGGCCTCCACCCTATCTCTCGCGACCACCCAAAAGCATGTCTTACAAGCAGTGGCGGACGCAGACTGTTTTAGTAGGGGTGTCCATCATACTTCAAGCGGATGCACCTAAcagaaaaaccaaaaaaaaaaaatttaaaatgcaTGCCGGAAATTGAGCAGTGACCCGGGACCCTAAATGCCCCACTAAGGTCTGCCATTGCTTACAAGGCTACATAACTGTCTATAAATGTATTGAATAAGggtggattatatatatatatatatatatatatatatatatatatatatatatatatatatatatatatatatatatatatatatatatatatatatatatatatatatatatgcccttTACAATTATATTTCTTCATTAAGAGAACGAATTGGTTGAATATACATGCCTGCTTTCAAATTTCCCATCCCATGAAAATCAATTGTCTTGAATAAGGGCGGATTATACATTCAAAACTCTTTACTATACAATTGTCTTGATTTTGTTTTTCAAATTCAAACTAGACAATCACTACAAGAATAAGCACCTATAGAGACGAGatctatagagacgacatgtcgttgCTATAGAGTTGACTAATTGTTTTTGACTTTTGATGCTACAACGACGACATCTCGTTTTAACATATTAAGAAGGAAAGAAAGTGAATTTGGCGCGTTCTTGAAACATCTATGGGGACGACTTATCCCTccaataaataacaaaaaataaaaaattaacatATTTTTAAATCTTTTGACGGAAATAAAGGGATGACGTCGTTTTGGGGATAGTTATAAGGACGACTTGTCGTCCTCATAGCTCTCTATGCCAAAAATTAGAACAGCCCCTTCGTTTCATTGATGCATGCTCAATAGATTAATCATCAGTCTCTCTCGATCGATCGATCACAGATTCTTCCCTTCTCCCATGGCGACTTCCTCACCTCTCACTACCGTCAAATCTTCTTCCCCTCTCCACAGATCCTCATGCTAGTTGCCAAAGATTTGCTTCAACATCGACGATTCTAACTACAGGCTTCCTTTTCACCTCCGGTTACGAATTCTAACAATTACAAGTCCCACTCCAGCGACCTAGGTTAGTAATTCTAGGTTAGAAACTGGAATTGGGGTTTATGTCAGCAATTATGTGTTTGAAATTGAATTTGTGATTTTCTATGGTTTCATAGCTCTCACAGAAATCATCGACGGAGAGGAATGTCGAACATTGTCGTGATAGGCCTTGCCGGAGCTGGCGGAGGTATTGGTACTTATTCCTTCCCTTTTACTCTCTCTGTCTACTTCCTATTCGTCTGGCGATACGCTTATTCAAATGCTACATGTTTATCTTCTTTTCATCATAAACCTATTTTGCTTTCTATGATCACAATCCAATAATGAAGTAATTTTCATTTTGTAATCTTCATATCTCCTTATGTTTGTTTGCAGGGGATTTATTATtattagcatgttgttctatcttGTTGTGGTAGCATTAGCAGGGTAATTACACCAAATTGTTTTACAAAATCATTCTATACAAATGCTATATCAGTGTTTGATATTAAATTTTCctaatttttacttttttattttctaattttttttttcttgctgTGATAATGTCCAGGTAAGGCAGCAGATCCTAATGGAGGTAATAATTTTGAGCATTGAATTTACAAGAATTGTCACTAATGTCTACTTATAATTCATATTATGATGGAAACTGGATTGAAACCAATGCATACTCTGGAATGCTTTCCAGTTATACTTTTGGAACCAATGAACCAATTCTTTAAAGGGGAAGATGTATATGGAGGCTCTTACAATGAATTGGAGGCTTATTTATTTTTCAGTCGTGCTTGCCTTGAATGGATGCAGGTTTGTAGCTTACTCTTCATCAACTTGTTTATATTGTGCTTAAGAAGATAATTTGttaaacctttttttttatttccaTGTTTTCCATCATCAAACTATCTTCTGTGATTCTTTTTTAAGAATCCATTGACCAAAATGCAGGTAACTGGAACACAACGTGATGTCATACATGTCCATGAATGGCAAGACAGGTCTACTTCCACTCCTCTATTGGGACATTTATCATCATCTTTCACTTCAGGCATGATCTTAGTTTATGGATGTATctttctttaagatctttaaaAGTATTCATTAACTCATAATATTGAAATTTGTACATTATAGAACCCAATAATAGTATTGACAATCCATAACATGGAACATTATGGGGAGTGCAGGTATTCTTGTAAATCCTGATGGAGAAAAACAACAATATGAACACCTCTCTTAACAATATCCAATTGTGATCTCATATCGACACCTCCAATACAAAGGTCCTTCCCCTGCTGCAATTGGCATCATAATCTCCTCCTGTAATGCCATCATAATCAATGGAAACACAAACACCAATGTTTTTCCAGACCCTGTAAATGCTATTCCAATCATGTCCCTTCCAGATAGAATCACGGGTAATCCTTGAACTTGAATAGGTGTTGGTTGTACTATtcctttttctttcatttttttcaaaacagGATCCAGGAATCTCATGTCTTTAAAGTTTTTGATTGGTGGAGGGATTTTATCACCATCAACAATGATATGCCATTGTTTTCAATTACCATCACATGCTTTTTGAGACATTCTTCTTAAAGAAGGCATGGTGGATGCAGGTTTTTCTCTTCACCATCTTACAATTCCTTAAAActtttttaacccaaaattacGAAATCGCCCCTAATGATCATGTCCacttttttgtttaaattactaAGCGATTTTACTAAACAACAGGTGGCAGCTTGGTGGGAAATTTTCATGTGGCATCTTGGGAAATTTTCAACTCCTTGGATGTCAAATATGACCTTGTTGTTTTTGGAGGTtggttttccttttttttcttttttggatgAACAACAAGCTTGTTGAGTCAGGAGCTTGTGAGGATCCATCTACTTACCATAGATATAGATTTAGCCTCCAAACAGCTTATACAGGGCAAGTCCCTTATGGATATTTTATTTGCAAAAAGCTTAATAATCTTATAATGGATAACTCAAAATGTCAAATGATTAAGTCTTTCACTATGCATCCACTGCAATCAAGCATTATAGAAATGGGAAatcaaaaaaaatatacaaaatctTATTAGTTATTGGTGCAGGGGTATTTTAGGCATTTGCTTAAATCTTAGTGGCTACAACAGAGTATTTAAGAGACTCTTCTACCTCACAGTTTGGTCTGTATAAATCTCAACAAGCAAAAAATCTCCAAGCCCACAAATTTAAACAAAGCATACAAAACAAAGCATACAAATTTAAACAAGGAAATATGCAATTATGACATGTAAGCTTCTTTGTTAATTCATTAAAGATATTTCATTAATATTTTTGATGGGGTTTTTtctgtttattatatatagacatGCACACTATCAAATAGGAAATACACCATTAGCACTTGTCTGGAAGGATGAGACTTGTAGTGAGTATGTCATTGATACAGATAACAAAGGACAAATTCCAAATCAACAGCAGGTAGTTACAATTTCTTACCCATTATAACATGTTTCATTTCAATATGTTGCTATTTTTCATAATTTACCATTCattgatttttttaatgtttgtAAATGAGAAGGTGGTTTTGGAGATATAAGAAAATAGGGAATTGGTTACATTTGATGATCCTCCTGTTGTACTTGGTTGCTTGAATGCGGGTTTTACACAAGAGGTTTGTGTAATTATTGTTTAAAAATATTTCAGttaataaagttttttttattcatttggaTTTTGTGGTTTTTAGACAGCACTGAATATAGGGAACCTTGTAAGGTTTGCAGTTAGTGAGGGTGGATTGACGTTTATGAATGGGAAGGTGGAAAAGGCTGATTTGCAGTATATAGGAAAGGTACATCgtctatagagacgacatgtcaTCTCTATATGTGCatctatagagacgacatgtcaTCTCTACTAGAGCATCTACCACAACGAACACCTGTTACTAAAGGGTATGATGTGTCGACTCTGCATCTCTATCTATGGAGACGACATGTTGTCTTTATAGATAcacctatagagacgacatgtcgtctctatagtTTCGTCTATGGATACCAGCACCGCATAGCGACGAACCAGAACAAGACGACATGTTGTCTCTAAAGGATACCTATTGCGACGATATTTATAGCGACGACCAAAAGGATCTATTGCAACGGGGCTATGGAGACGAAAGCTATAGGGACGACATGTCGCCCCTGACACCTATAGTGACGACTTTTTTAAACTATAGAGACGACATTTTTCATCCCTATAGGTCCCGTTTGTTGTAGTGAATGAATATTTATGATCAAGAACAACCCTGTAAGATGAGTAGGGAGGGTACACATATTTTGACATTAAATAGCTTCTTGATCTTACTATAACTTATTTCTTACTTTGTGGATCAATGATTGCTTTCTTTTCTGTATTTATGGGTTTCTTCTATTTCAGCTTACCAAGTCCTTCTAATGGATTCTTCCAAAGACTTATTTCTGATTTAAATTGTTTAATCTTTGATTACCTGTAAATTAAATCTCCGCTGTCTAATTCTTTATAACTAGAAAGTACTCTTTTGATTCGATTTTCTTTAGTATCCAGAATTGCAATCAAGTGATTATTTATATTAGGTGCTATACGTACGGTCACTAATAAAAAAAAGTCGTGTCTTCACCACTAAAAAGCGCATTTTATCAAGCATGAGGGAGTCGAACAGTCGCATGAAAAATGTCGGAGAATGGGTGGAGGTTCGCCGGAGAAAACCTCAGTCTGCCTCATATATCACTACGTTCTATGTGTCCAACATTCAACAAGATACCACTGTGAGCATGCTTAGCAAGGAGTTTCGAAAATACAGTAAGATTGTTGATATTTACATCCTGGGTAGAAAAGATAGAGCGGGCTCCTACTTCGCATTCGTAAAATACAGTGGCATCAAAGACTCTCAGGCGACGTTGAACTCGATGAACCAGGTTAGATGCGGACACTGTCACCCCgctcccgagttcaacttaaagagagaaaagaaaggaaatgggAGGAAATGAGAGGAAAGCAAGAGAGAATGGtgctcccgagtttcattaaaggaaggaaGTGGAAGGAAATGGAAGGAAAACTTTCCCTCCTACCTTTCCTCCCGATTTAGGaggatttgaaaagaaagaacaaaatgtttaactttccttccatttctctccaactcgggaGCACAAATGACAAtttctttttcctttcttttctcttcttttctctccttactttcttttctcttctcttcttttctttgctaCAACTCGGGAGCGGGGTGTGTATCCTAAAGGTGAATGTGGCTAAATACGAGAAGAGATACAATAACTATAAACAGGCCTACAGACCTCATCGTGTTCATCCTGTACAATTATCAACAATTCCAGGGGATTGGTCAAAGATATCGGAAGGTAAAACATTTGCAGATGCTGTCACCGGCAGGAAGgaaaaaaaattggttccttCGGTATCTTTGAATAGGGTTTTGGCTATGAAACCTGAAGCAGTACTTACAGGGGAAGTTATTAGCTTTCATCTACTCACCAATCTCCCGGAGTTGCTCAAAAAAGATGGGATCTCACCAAGGGAGGTATTTTATGCAGGTGGCCTAAAGATTATTTTAAGGTTTTCAGTCCACTCAGATGTGTCTGGTTGTCTTATGAATGAGCAAGCATGGAGTAAATGGTTCAAGTGGCTCAAGGTCGGCTTTGCTGAGGACGTGCCATTTGAAAGAATGGCATGGCTAAAATCGTTGGTCTTCCTATTAATCTGAGATCTGAAGAGAATGTGAGCTTGATTGCAGGAAAAATTGGCAAGGTCATTGAGGTTGATAATTGTCAAAATTGGCACGGTATTGATTTATCATCCCCTCACATAAGAATATTAACCAGAGTAAAAACCTTAATCAACTCTGAAATCAATTGTATTTTTCTCGGTGCGACCTTATCGGTGGGTGTGATTGAAACCAAAGACATTTAGCAGCCTTTTTCTAAATATTTTGATTCGGAATCGGACTCTGATACAATTAAGGAAAGCGATGGGGAAGACGATGTCTTTGGAGAAGATGGAATCTCAGATACCTGGGTAGATGGCCATCAGAATGAGGAATTGGAAGAAGGAGAAATTGTCATGGAATCGGAACAAGATGATGGTGTCTCCGATGGCACTCCGGCGACGGTGGAATTCGAAAAGTCAAAGCCAGAAATGGACCAAAAAGTGTATTAATTGGGGTAGACGGAATGTCTCAAAATCTTGACTCTGTTATGGGTGATATTCCCAATATGCCCTTGGATGATTTAATC
This window encodes:
- the LOC111918303 gene encoding protein SRC2; this translates as MESAELTLVIHYAKDLKDVKHFGTMDPYAVVWIAGYGKESQKITTPVAEKAGCYPEWNYSVKFHIVPVKREYSLFIQIKHEGAMFDRYIGEVEVPFADLLDADASIGKRSYRLSIPSGEKKGEIIFAHQFSKLDVDEDDGTGISHATDPCEKRKRDKVINLAKNVTKTGALGAQYVVLFALGLDGLIE